The following DNA comes from Hordeum vulgare subsp. vulgare chromosome 3H, MorexV3_pseudomolecules_assembly, whole genome shotgun sequence.
TCATAGTGGTTTTACGTGACCCTAAAATCAATTGCGAGGACTCGATATATGAGAGTAGTGTATGATGGGCCAACACATCctgaaaatatatttgaaattaCTTACATTACTTTGCCCAACACTGATCGGTATTTGAAATTATGTACCACTTAGTGCTCCACATGTGAAAAATCATGTATGTAGATGTTATGTGATGCTCATCTGCGCCATGGCATTACACAGCATGACAATGCATGACAATGAAATTTCAATTATCTGCCAGGCCCAACCCTGATTGGTATTCTTCCATACGCTGGCCTGAAATTTTACATATATGAGGACCTAAAATCTCGTGTTCCCGAAGATTACAAGAGATCTGTTATATTGAAGCTCTCTTGTGGGGCTTTGGCTGGTCTTTTTGGACAAACCCTCACTTATCCACTGGATGTTGTCCGAAGGCAAATGCAGGTATAATTCACATTGTAGTCATGCTAATCTATGGGGTTGTAAGTTCGATTGCACTTCTGATTAGCTTCTGACCTGTCATGTGTTCAGGTTCAGAACAAGCAGCCCCAGAATGCAAATGACGCCTTCCGCATAAGAGGAACATTTCAGGGTCTCTTTCTTATCATTCGGTGCCAAGGGTGGAGACAACTGTTCGCTGGCTTGAGCCTTAATTATGTCAAGGTAATTGAGGATTAGAGATGGCAGATATTGTTTgctctcatttttttttgaattatataTCTTAAATATGTAACTTGTCTAAAAATTGATCCATTTCAGGTCGTCCCTTCAGTTGCTATTGGTTTCACAACATATGACATGATGAAAAATTTGCTGGGAGTACCTCCACGCGAGAAAGCTCATCCATTGACTGGtaacagcaacaaatgaagcaacaTCGACCTATTTGCGCATTTGGGTCTCATTTATAAGCTATGCTACATATGAtggtcttaatagtgacttaactGTTACATTTGTAAGAATGACAGCCCAGTTGAGCATTTGAGCTGCTCCAGACTTGGATTTGATTGTGTACTGATTGTGTGTGATGAATAATAGAATTGATATATCATTTTATTTGTGATTGTGTTGCATTGGcaatacaaaaataaaatttgtaaaaatgtactccctctgtacctaaatactccccaactacaagtatttaggtacagagggagtacttgtagttggggagaactagtctagttctccccaactacaagtatttaggtacagagggagtagattTGAGCTGCGTTGTTGGGGCATTCACATATCAGCTGTCCCATAAATTGTATTTGTGACAGAGGTCGGCAAAAATGAAATGGTGAACCCTGGCTACTTTAAGTTTATGAATCAGTTCCCTATAGCTTCATTTGGTTCAAATCTTTTCATTGGCATCGCaaggatcacatgacgatctttctCTATTTCGTTTCTTTCTTTCTACAGCATAGAACCAGAACTTGAGTGCATTTTAAGTAACATCATACTGTTAACCAAGGGAAATTTGCCCAAAAAATTAACAAGGGAAATTACACTTCTTTTTACACTTGAAGCCTTCAAAAAGAAATTCAATTAATTCCTTTGATTCACATAAATAGGATCAAATCCATGAGTAGGAGTGACAATAATTACACAAAAATGAAACACATTTTTTTTTGTTGCATCCATCAACATTAAGGACAATCCCAAAATGAAATAAATCTCAAAAGAACACACAACTCAAAACTGTACACCATCCATCCACACCACAGGCACCCCATATGCAGGCCATTCAGTTTTCATGAAGACAAATGGATAAATCCGGCAGCTCTGCCACACGGAAGACGGAACTAGTCTTTCTTCTTGTCAGCTGGGGAGCAGAACCTCTCAAACATCATGGCGAAGAAGCCCACGAAGTCGATTCGGTTCTTGGGGTTGTCTTTCTCTGCCTCCCGTTTTACTTCGTCGGGCTTGTCTCCTTGAGCTGGAGTATTAGTTTCAGCAGCAGCCTCCACTGGAACTTGAGTTTCATCCCCGGTTGTTTCCTGCTGCTGCACAGCTGCCACAACAGCCTGAATTTCTTCCACGGCCTGGTCTAGGATGTTTGAGTCTTGGGTGTTGTCGGCAGAGGTCTCGCCTTCCTTTGTCTTCTCCTCGGCCTCGGCCTCTTTCTCTTTGGATTCTGTACAAATCCAAGATGATCCAAATCGTCAAAAACATCATCATTAGAGAGGTTTGATGATACAACAACAAGCCAGGTACGTACGTATTTGTCAGGAAATATGCTAATTTTACAAATTAGAATTGGATGAAAAGTTATTACCACGTTTTCCCAGATGTAAAACCTCAGCAACTTTTTCCATCACTTCTGGGTGGTTCTTAACCTTGTCGAGAACCGAATTgaccttttccatcacatcagggTTGCTTTTCACCTTGTCTTTCGCCTTGTCGAGCATCGAACTTAAAGCATCCATGTCCttctctccttgttcttcttcactTCCTTGACCTTAAGAAATTTCCCcgcgaaaaaaaaagaaaaagagagagaagaaattaAGTAGTGTTCAGAGACTACACTTGGCATTTCAACTGAGGCATCACAAATCAAGAAACTGTAAAGCCCAAAGTTTGCATATGGACCCTAATAGTAGCCGGAGGAACATTAGCAAGCAGAAGGCTTTGGTAAACCGGATCTCTCAAAAGGACGAAAGAGATTCAGGGGCAGAAGCCTATCTAGTATAGGCTGAATCAAACTAGTGAAGAGGAACAAGAGACACTTACCAGTTGGAATCTTCAGATTTCGCAGACAATAAATGGGGAAAGCTAAGGAGACAGAAGCAAGCCGAAAAGCACGACCTAATAATTTGTATGAGGAGCTCAAGAATTCTGGGTTGGGATCTCCGAGTCGGACCAGGGCTCTAACGGAGCTCCTTGATCTGGACCAAGAGAAGCAGGCTAATAATGTCTTGGGCTGGGCACTATATATACAGAGACTGCACAAGTGCTGGTAGGGCAGGGCAGGAGGGTGACAGCTAAATACACTACTTACTACACACTGGCAAATCGCAGGCATTGATTGATTCTAGTATAGTGGTTGGTGGGCGATGATTTCGCATTACTGCTCGCACGATGCAGAGTTTTTGTATCATACAGCCCAACTGGGTCAAATAAAATAGGGATACACATCAATGTTCTGTCTTCTTGATACTAATATCTTTCTGCATTTGTTTTACTTGATCCGCGGACATAAGAATATACGACCTAACAGTTGGATCCTGCCCTGCCTTATTCACGAGTTTTGTTTCTGTTTCCTTGCTGGACGAATTGCGTTACATTAAGGATTTGGTTGTACCTAGTACAATATGCGTGTGTATCGACTATCAAGGTCAACGAACCATCTGGCGCTGGCGCTGGCGCTGGCACATGGACGCCAGCTACAAGGACACAGGCAACAACATGGGTCCTTGAGCTGTAACTGCCTCTTCTCTTCATCGGAATATATATTATAAACAAACATCCGACAATCTCTATATATTATTCTCTATGCTCGCAATCAGGGATGTTCTTACTACGTACAGTAGTATTTTAGCCTATAAATGACGCTTCTTTGCGATTTCGGATCAAGGGTGGCCCTCTATTCTATGGAGAAACGCAAACACAAGCTGGAAAATGGTGGTATCAGCTACTCCAGCGTCCTGCACAATCATTGTGCATAAAGTGGCTTTTCCTTGGAAGTAAAGCTGAAGACAGGCCGCCAAAAAATAATGCGCATGCAGTTCTTGCAAGTCGCAACTATGAAATGCTCAAATCTAAACTGTAATTTGATGGGTGGGCCGCCAAAACAGTAATCTTTCAAGCAGTCATTAGGATAAAGTTAAACGTAATATTGCGTTGGACGCAAACTGGAAAGATCACTTGTCAACTTAATAAAACTCACACGCCTTAAGCAGGCCTCTACAACGACGCACACAGACATATTTACATATTTATTAAGTTTACAGTATCAAATATCCAGCACTCAAATTTTAGTTTGTTTGATTGTTGCGCAGGTTCAAAAAAACAATACGTATGGTGGGAAAAATCTCACACATGACCTGAATCAACCTACTCTAGGAATTATGGATGGAATTAACTTCTGCAATCACTGCCTGTTACATCACCTTTTTTAATTACTCACATGCCTTGTTGATTTCCTTCTAAGGCCATATCAGAAAAGGATATCTCACCTGCGCACGGACTAGTGACTTTTGCCCATTTTCGTATGTGTTTTATGCTTAAGAAAGCGCAGAGTGAAGCAAACATCTACAGGAGTTTGTTCTCTGTATGTACTCCTACAACGTAAAAAAGAGAGCATGTACTGCCTCCTGAGTGATGTACTACAGTATTTTCTGTATTGCCTAAGcgtccgtttcagtttataactGTTTTGACCTAATTGGAAGATGAAAGTTGAGCTGCGCTATCGAATCATATGTATTCCAGGGTATAGTTTTCCGCGTGAAATGGTCAACCAGAATCGCAAGGAAATTTGCGATATTTGCATGTCCCGGAAATGTTCGTTTCAAGTGACGACCCTGAATTGAATATTATGTACCTAGTTCCTTTGAGCGGCTTGTTTCTGATTGGCCTCCAACGTCCTCCTTCGCTTTCTCAAGAATGCCTGAgcccttctccaagattgcttcaaTGCCGGCGTTCACATCCTCTTGAACCTTTGCTGCCCTGTCTTCAGCGTCTGTAGATGAGGCCCGAAAGGTCAGGGTGGAGGAAATTATTAAGGTTACATATAGCCAACTGTCTGTCAAGACTTGGGACAGCTAATTCGGGAGAAGTGCGCAATGCATTAAAAATTCTGAGAGCTAATATCAAAATTATTAAATTACATCATTTCAACTCTGAAACATTATAGTATGATTAAGTATTGCTGTTGTCCAGCTGTCTTGTTTATGTCAGTGTCAGAATTTTTCTTCTTCTGGTGTAAACGCAAAAGTGTTTTCAGAATAAGTATTTCTGTTTTCTGAACATATCTATTCATCAGAAAATAAGAGGATACATTAGCGATTCTATTTTCATTTGTTTGACTCGCGAGATGTCTTTACTGAACTCACCATGGGATTTGAGCAACCAAAAATACACCTAGTTATGACAAAACTCTACTGCTATCAGTTAAAGTAGTAGTACTTATTATGACAAACAGTATGAAAGGTTCAAGAGCTGAGATGATGAAGAGGTTTTGTTGGAAGCTGGAGGGGCATTCTTGTAAGAGAGCATCCTTTTGCCTCTAAAATGAACGAAACGAAACAACTAACCGTTCTTGGCTGATTTGATGCTTCCTGCAAGGGCACCAAAGCCTCCCTTGGCGCGATCGAAGAAGTCGTTCTTCCCGCGGCTATCTTTGTCCTTCTTGGGCGACGATGCATCGGTGTTTTTCACTTTCTTGGAATTCTTGCGCTGGAAAAACATTTCGTTCTGTGCTTCCTCTTACACTGCAAGAGTTGGTGTAAAAAAGAGCATGTATAAAACAACATACCGCCTGCTGTAGCGTACTCAAGAATGCTAAATGCTACAGCAAGTTGTACTGATCCATTGTTGTTGCTTCGGATCTACTCCCtatgttccaaaataagtgtgtcAACCTTAGCATAACTTTGCACAGTTGCACTAGTTGTGAATAACTTGTGTCTTAAAAGGTACAAGATGAAGACAGCAATCTCCTTGTAATAGCTAGCTTAGTTTGAATttggaagcaaatccatggttgtCCTGAAGCATTATCTGTATTGCCTCATGTAGCAACCAGGTTCGTTCATGGTTACTGAAAATTGAGGAGGGACCCAAGCAAAATGCGCTGATactcacaacaaaaagaaaatgatCCGACCATCTAACCACCTATATAACTCATTAACACCCATCTAATCATTCCAAAAAGCGCTAAAAAAGGAGGAAAAGAAAAGGGAGGACAGCAAGAGATATCTTACCTACTTTGCTGGGTACGATGAGAAAAATGGAGAGGAGTTGCAGCAGAGGAGAAGAGGGACAGGGGATATGCAGAGGAATAAAATGCTCCTCCCTTTATGGCTTCCAGCATTGGAGTCGTTGCTTCAATTCAATCGGATCCGGGCGCCCCAACCCGCAACCGGCAGCTTCGAAGTTTCCTGGCTAAAACTTATGAAACTGGTCATTGCATTTCTTTATCTAGTAAACCAACAACACGAGATCAAAACGCGGTTACTAGTTTATGAGCATGGTTTCTGTGTTGACTTAACCAGCACAAGCATGCTTATCGGCGTGTGACGACCACGTGTAGCGTGTAGGATTTGCAGGTAACAGGAAACTTTAAGTCGAGGCTGAAGTGCTACACAAGGAGTCTCATTAGCCTATCTCGTGCACTCACTTTAGCGTGTACGTACGTCGCAACACAAGGCAGACTTGAAGCAAATAGTTTTGTCCTAGTCTTCGCGGATAGGATAcgtacatactccctccgttcctaaatataagtctttgtaaagatttcactagtaaactacatacggatgtatatagacatactttagactatagattcacttattttattCTGTATGTAGACCtttaatgaaatctcttaaaagacctatatttaaaaacggagggagtagtttggaTGCCCATCGCTGTAACGGATCCGAGCTCCAATTTGCGTATTGTTCGACAGGCAGTAGCGTCTGGAAAACCGACACAGATGGATACATGCTTTTATttggagaaagaagaagagattAACCGCGGATACGTACGCTACTGATCGGACCAACACGTGTGCATCTGCCGTGTTCTCTCGCGCATTGAAGCGTTCCCTGTGACTGAGGGCATGTGGTTATCAACAACGTATTTGAAGGTCACACTCATCTGGTCGGTCTCGATTGCGTGATCGGATATTTCCCTCCGTTGTGAGACGCACGTACTCCACTCCATTTGTATTCCTGGTGGTTGCCAACTTCCTATAGAATGCATGACTTGACCCTCCGTTTCCTTTATAAAAAAGAATATACTCACTCCCTAAAagaatataaaagcatttagatcACTTAGGAAAGGACTACTTagaagatactccctccgtcccaaaattcttgtcttaactttgtctaaaaatagatgtatctaaatattaaaacttgactagatacattcatatctaaacaaatctaagacaagaattttaggacagagggagtatcaATTATGCCCTACGTCCCTACCTTTGCATCAACATGACTAAAAAACATGGAAGATGCACATAGTTAAATTATTACCGATGAGCCCTGTATAGACCCCGTTCACCTTTCCCCCCCTAACCCTAGGAGTCTAGGGTAGACTCTTTACTCCAAGTTTCACCGACGAGCCCGTGAATTTGCCTACCGTCTGTCCGTCCGTCCGACGGCTGTAGCGAGGAGGAGAATTCTTGTTCATCCGTTTGGTTACTAGTTTAGGCCACGCTATTTCACCCACCATAGATGCAACGCTCAAGTGAATGGTGGTGCTTCTTCTTCAAGTTGTCTTCCGGGCTAGGATCCTTCTCGAGTCCGTTTGTATAGACGTAATTGATGGACCTCCCCGTAGATTCCCGCCACTCAATGTAGAGGTGAGGTTAGGATTTCTTGTCACATTGCGAGATTTGATGTCATGTGCTTCAGATCTGTGCAAAGATTCAATGGCTACAACTGCGGCTCCACGGCGTTGGTCCACGAAGATTTTTCGGTTGTCATCAACAAGGTCAAACCAGCTCCAGTACGGGAGCGGCGACAACTGCGGCTCCACAACGTTGGTCCTGAGGGACACGTGCATGAAGATTTTTTGGTTGCCATCAACAAGGTCAAATCGGCTCCAGTACGGGAGCGGTGACAACTGCGGCTCCATGGCATTTGTTCTTAGGGGGCACATGCATGAAGATTTCTCGGTTGTCATCGACAAGGTCAAACCGGCTCCAATACGGGAGCGACGACAACTGTGGCTCCATGGCTTTGGTCCTTAGGGACACATGCACAATATTTTTTATCGTCATCACCAAGGTCAAACAGGCACCAGTACGGGAGCGGCGATAATGCGGCTCCAGGGCATTTGTCCTTAGGGGCCACATGCACGAAGATTTCTCGGTTGTCATCGACAAGGTCAAACCGGCTCTAGTATGGTAGCGACGATAATTGCGGCTCCAAGGTGTTTGTCCTTAGGGGGCACGTGCAAGAATATTTCTCGGTTGTCAATGATAAGGTCAAATCGGCTCCAGTACGGGGGTGGTGACAACGTGAAAATGCAAGTAATACCAAGTGGTTTTGGTACTTCATAACAATGAATATATTGTTCACTTAATGCATGCTCAAAgaacatttaaaaaaatcaatTTAGGTACAACAAAGGATGTGAAAATGGACCTCTCACAGTGCGAAGGACAAGTGTTGTATCAAGCcttaagactcttcattttatcaaGTGATCAAAGATTACATCGAGTCCATAAGTATGCCAATACTATCAAAAAAGGATGAATTTGACAAGATGAGTTCCTGTTCAAGTGCTTAAAGATCAAACTGCAAAAGTCTCAACCAATTTTCCAAGCTCCCACTACATCAAACCCTAAAGTTATCTTGGACTCACTTAAGTAATACACATCGGAGTAACCGAGCCATTCTGATAGCATCTGTCTCATCGAGATGACCATTCGGTCTCAACGAAGAGCACTTGCCAACATTTTGTATCCGTTTGTCATTTGATCAAAATTTCTTTCACTCGGTGTCACCAAATTGTGTAAAGTGCTTAGGCCAGCATCGCTCGAAGCCACCAATAAGTTTCACCCGGTATGGCTAAAGAATTCAAAGTTTGTACCTTTTGTACAGATCGGTCTTACCGAGTCATTTCATCCAGACTCACCGATATGTGCAAAAGTATGTGTAACGATTAGATTTTGGtcatgcatatatataccccCACACACTCCACCATTGGATCTTGGAGCAAACACCACTGATATACATTTTTCTGAGATTGAGCTCACACTCCTTGTGTTGATTTCAAAGGGACTCCACTCTAATCATTGATCCTTTGATTTCTAATCTCCTCATTGTTTTCCACCCAAACCTCTCCTACCAAAACCCAAAAACCGTGAGAGAGTGTTTTGAGTGTTGAGTATATTATCTTTTGAGTCGTAAGAGCAAAGATTTCATCATAAAAAacaccatctattaccttttagatAGCTTGGCAGTCTCCAAATCATTGTGGATAAACCAAGAAGTTTGTGAGGGCTtgaagatcgcctacttcgtgaaaatCTACCTGAGTGAGTCCAGTCCTTAAttgacgtaagccatgatgggaTAGGCAAGGTTACTTCTTCGTGGTCCCTTTGTGGATGTGAGCCCTTCATAGACTCGATTCCTTCGTGGAATCTCGCAATAGTAATCCTCGTGATCTTGGATTCTTGAGATTGAATCCTCCATTAACGTGGACGTAGGATATCACCATCTATTAGAACCACGAGTCAAAATATTCCATGTCAACATTGCGTTTGCATATATCTAAACTCTACTCTCTACATTAATATCACTTGCaatgtttttttacttttagCTGATTATACTCTAGACTCACATGTGTAGGATGTTCCTTAACTTGCTAGCTAAAGCTGAAATATGCTGAGAATTAAAATTAGGGAAAAACATTTCAAATTTGCTAGTACTTTATTCACCAGCCCTTTAACATACTTTCACTCCTATGGAGGGAGCGTCGCGGCTCATTTTGGCAGCAGTAGTGGTCGTTTGGTGGTCTCAGAATCTGGATGTAAGTTTTATTATGTTTGTGATGCTTTATAATTTCGTGAACTTAAACAATAGATTTGACCTTTTGGAAGAGAAATATTACCAAAGAATGGAAAGAAAATCAATGGAACAACTGCatcaaacaacatcaacaatcatcaatgatgacaaccCAGGTAACCAAATAGGTGCTCTAACAACAATGCCTTCGGAACGACTTACGAGTGCCATTGTAGCTAGACCCAACCATTGTGGCAAGATCATAAGTTTTCACCCCGAAGAGAAGTGCGAGTAAACTCCCATGAAATGTATTCAACAAGGTAATGCCACGTAAATGATGTCATTGCCAGGTTCATGTAGTGAAAGTCGAACACAAAGTTTTCATCCATGGAACTCGAGTCGCTGCACTCAAAAGGCACCACCTAGCTAGTGTTGCCGTGTGTTGACACCGCATGCCAATCCATCACCGCACAGCCGCTCAAACGCGCATTCCTGGTGGACCTAACTGACGAAAACGTTTGGTCCATGGGTGTATATACGCTCTATATGCAACCAGAAAACAATAACTACAAAAAATGTCACAAAATTCCAAAACTTGTTTTTTGAAATAAACTTGGCATTCTGTTGTATTTGTATAAACACTATAtagaggttactattcacactaggTGTCCTTGAGGTTTTATATTCTTTCCCTGAAGTGGATGGGAATTTTTTtacttcacaaaactttttgtacAAGTATACTAGATGGTCAAGTTTATTTAAAAAATCAAGAATCTTTTCACTTTTTTTGAAGTTACTAAAATAAAAAAactccataccatgtgtatacatACCCAAGACCCAAAAGAGTATTTCCCTGGACCACACAATTAGGACTATGCCACTGTTACATGTGTTGCTGGCTAGCACATAGGGACCTCCACCGTATCCAATGATCCCATGCCATTGACAATCCAGAACGCTCACACAACCAATTTAGGTCGGTTACATGGTGCATCCCGGGCAAGGGCGGAACCTACACATCACGTTGCGTTCGGTTGACGGGGATTAGGAGAGGGTTTGGCAGGGATTGAATCGCATGCTAGTCAAATTCTCCCAAATCCCCTCCAATCCCCTTGGGACAGGGATTAATCGAACAAAGCCTGCAGGGGAAGTTGAGTCGCATGATTAGTTGTCGTAATTGTCATCGTGGGCCATGTCgaggaagttttggactagggggTGAAAGgactgatatggttgactagagggggagggtgaataggcaactcacAAATTTTAATATTTCCTTTTAGCAAATTAAGTTTAGCtataaataggttgtctagatatgaaacTAAGTaagaaacctatatgatgctaacaacaacaatagtaagcaagacgtaaatacaagtaaaggtaagaaataaccacaaagtGGAAACggtgaagatgaggatgtgtttccgaagttccttccttttgaggggaagtacgttggaacggtgccactaaggccaccgtattctcctcacgccctgacacgatgcgaggtgtcgtgattccactaagtggtgcccttgaaggcggcgaccggacctttacaaaataGGTTGGGACaacctccacaacttaattggaggatcccaacgagaccacgaagcttcaccacaatggaatattgcTTCAAGGTGACctattccgtctagggtgctcaaatacccgagagtaacaagatctgcgagGTATTAATGGGGGAACAACTTTTCTCATGGTGGAAGTGTGGGGGAAGGCTTTCTCGTCCAAACCCTAGATAATCAACAAGAGATGATGGCTAGGGAGGGAGATCGGGGAActttgagctttggagcaacaatggatcttCTAAGGGAAAAAGGTGAAGTCTCCTCGGGGAATAAGACCCCTATTTATAGTGGGGGAAATCTGGCCGTTACCAGCCCCTACCGACTCAGCTAAGCAGTAGTACCGTGcacctgggcggtactaccgctggggcggtACCACCATTTTGATCGAGGGGAGGTAAGACACGAGAGACTTTTTCTAAGTGGAAGTGGGAGCGGCAGAGGAGGGCGACAATATCGCtagagcggtaataccgctcacCCTGGGCGGTACTTCCACCTAAGCAGAGAAAAATGCCCCAACACACTAGCGGTAGTGTGCCCAGCTTGGgtgggcggcagtaccgctgtagaggtactaccgctcacaagagcggtact
Coding sequences within:
- the LOC123443739 gene encoding uncharacterized protein LOC123443739 isoform X2, translated to MDALSSMLDKAKDKVKSNPDVMEKVNSVLDKVKNHPEVMEKVAEVLHLGKRESKEKEAEAEEKTKEGETSADNTQDSNILDQAVEEIQAVVAAVQQQETTGDETQVPVEAAAETNTPAQGDKPDEVKREAEKDNPKNRIDFVGFFAMMFERFCSPADKKKD
- the LOC123443739 gene encoding uncharacterized protein LOC123443739 isoform X1 translates to MFFQRKNSKKVKNTDASSPKKDKDSRGKNDFFDRAKGGFGALAGSIKSAKNDAEDRAAKVQEDVNAGIEAILEKGSGILEKAKEDVGGQSETSRSKELGQGSEEEQGEKDMDALSSMLDKAKDKVKSNPDVMEKVNSVLDKVKNHPEVMEKVAEVLHLGKRESKEKEAEAEEKTKEGETSADNTQDSNILDQAVEEIQAVVAAVQQQETTGDETQVPVEAAAETNTPAQGDKPDEVKREAEKDNPKNRIDFVGFFAMMFERFCSPADKKKD